The following is a genomic window from Variovorax paradoxus.
ACGGCCGGCTGGCTCAGGTGCACGCGGCGGCCGAGCTCGGCCATGGTGAGCCGCGCGTCGCCCTGCAACTCGGCCAGGATGCGGGTGTCGTGAGCGTCCAGCGTGGGGTTGAAGGCGAAGTCCATGCAACTCCTTTAAATCGACGGTGCAAAACGGTGAGAACCATGAGTTGTGCATGGCTGCAATGAGTTTGCCTTCATACCATGGATGGCGTTCCAATACCAACAATACAGATCTCGCATGCCTACCCTCGCATCTCCCGCCCAAGCCGCTTCCAGGTCGCCTGTACGTAGTTCGATGCCGCTGCTCCTCTGGCTTTGCCTCGCCGCCACGTGGGTGGTGTGGGGCTCGACCTATCTCGCAATCAAGTACGCGCTGGTCAGCTTCGCGCCTTTTCTCCAGATGGGCTCTCGCTTCTTGTTTGCGGGCGTGCTGCTGGCTGCATGGATGCGCTGGCGCGGCGCCGCATGGCCGTCGGGCCTGCAATGGCGCAACGCGCTGGTGGTGGGCTCGCTGATGCTGGGCGGCGGCATGGGTGGTACGGCCCATGCCGAAGTGTCGATCGGCTCCGGGCTGGTGGTGGCGTTCATTGCGGTGGTGCCGCTTTTGATTGCATTGCTGAACCTGATCTGGGGCGTGAAGCCGACGCGGCTCGAAGCAGCGGGCATCGCGCTCGGGCTCGTCGGCGTGCTGATGCTGACGCAGGGAAGCGGCTTCCAGTCGTCGCCCGCAGGGCTGGTGGCAATTTCCATCGCATGCATCTGCTGGTCGCTGGGCAGCGTGCTGAGCCAGCGCAGCCTGCCGCTTGCCCCCGGGGCCATGGGTTTTGCCAGCGAGATGATCTGCGGCGGCGTGGTGCTGCTGGTGCTTTCGGCAATCTCCGGCGAGCGGTTCGTGTGGCCGCCGCAGCCAGAGGCCGTGGCAGCCTGGCTTTACCTCGTGGTCTTCGGTTCGCTGATCGCGTTCAACGCCTACATGGTGCTGCTTGCCAGGGCCCCGGCGGCGCTCGCTTCGAGCTACACCTTCGTCAACCCCGTGATCGCAATGCTGCTGGGCGTGTGGGTTGCCAACGAGACCGTGACGCGCTTCGAGTGGTATGCGGTGGCCGTCATCCTGGCCGGCGTGTTGCT
Proteins encoded in this region:
- the yedA gene encoding drug/metabolite exporter YedA, yielding MPTLASPAQAASRSPVRSSMPLLLWLCLAATWVVWGSTYLAIKYALVSFAPFLQMGSRFLFAGVLLAAWMRWRGAAWPSGLQWRNALVVGSLMLGGGMGGTAHAEVSIGSGLVVAFIAVVPLLIALLNLIWGVKPTRLEAAGIALGLVGVLMLTQGSGFQSSPAGLVAISIACICWSLGSVLSQRSLPLAPGAMGFASEMICGGVVLLVLSAISGERFVWPPQPEAVAAWLYLVVFGSLIAFNAYMVLLARAPAALASSYTFVNPVIAMLLGVWVANETVTRFEWYAVAVILAGVLLLLFKRAQKEKA